AGATGGAAGCCGCAAGGGAAAATACAAGGAAACCAAATTTGATTTTCTAGGCTATACCTTTCGGCCAAGACTGGTCAAAAACAGTAAACGAAATAGCATGTTTATAAGTTTTACACCAGCAGTAAGCCAAGCGGCGCTAAAATCTATGAAAGCAACCATTAGGCAATGGAATATAAGAAATAGAACAGATTTAGAACTTGGAGATATAGCCAAAATGTATAATCCAGTTA
This DNA window, taken from Neochlamydia sp. AcF84, encodes the following:
- a CDS encoding group II intron maturase-specific domain-containing protein: MHCNTEQDAQYLLTNLKQRFEECSLMLHPDKTKIIYCKDGSRKGKYKETKFDFLGYTFRPRLVKNSKRNSMFISFTPAVSQAALKSMKATIRQWNIRNRTDLELGDIAKMYNPVIRGWLVYYGKYSPSALYQFCRHFNRH